Proteins co-encoded in one Kamptonema formosum PCC 6407 genomic window:
- a CDS encoding SRPBCC family protein, with the protein MSHRQVFEQSIEISASVTVVERCITDNVLMHKWLNPVLRCEPVGNWHTNVGSRSRFIIQIPILQPTLDSIVLEREPGLIVWGFEGFFQGRDRWECQPQGKVTRLLNRFEFEIPNPLIRFGFNRFAAPWTQRDMQAQLRRLKGVAEAQNG; encoded by the coding sequence ATGTCACATCGTCAAGTTTTTGAGCAATCAATAGAAATTAGCGCCAGTGTAACAGTGGTGGAGCGATGTATCACTGATAACGTTTTAATGCACAAATGGCTAAATCCAGTTCTGCGCTGCGAACCCGTAGGTAATTGGCACACAAATGTAGGAAGCCGCAGTCGCTTTATCATACAAATTCCTATTTTGCAACCCACTTTAGACAGTATAGTTTTGGAGCGAGAACCAGGTCTAATTGTGTGGGGGTTTGAGGGATTTTTTCAGGGGCGCGATCGCTGGGAATGTCAACCCCAAGGTAAAGTTACTCGTCTGCTCAACCGCTTTGAATTCGAGATCCCAAATCCCCTAATTCGCTTCGGCTTTAACCGCTTTGCCGCCCCTTGGACACAGAGGGATATGCAAGCACAATTACGCCGCCTTAAAGGGGTAGCAGAGGCACAAAATGGCTAA